A part of Manduca sexta isolate Smith_Timp_Sample1 chromosome 10, JHU_Msex_v1.0, whole genome shotgun sequence genomic DNA contains:
- the LOC115455372 gene encoding F-actin-capping protein subunit beta yields MTDQQMDCALDLMRRLPPQQIEKNLTDLIDLVPSMCDDLLSSVDQPLKIAQDRSNGKDYLLCDYNRDGDSYRSPWSNTYDPPLEDGSMPSERLRKLEIDANHAFDQYREMYFEGGVSSVYLWDMDHGFAGVILIKKAGDGSQKIKGCWDSIHVVEVIEKSSGRNAHYKLTSTAMLWLQTNKESSGTMNLGGSLTRQAEQDSAVSDVTPHIANIGRMVEDMENKIRNTLNDIYFGKTKDIVNGLRSVVPAEVALRTAALQHDLALALQRRHVQRDD; encoded by the exons ATG ACTGACCAACAAATGGATTGTGCATTGGATTTGATGCGGAGGCTACCGCCTCAGCAAATTGAGAAAAATTTGACCGACTTGATAGATTTAGTTCCGAGCATGTGTGACGACTTGTTATCATCAGTAGACCAGCCTTTGAAGATAGCTCAGGACCGCAGCAACGGGAAGGATTACCTGTTGTGCGACTATAACCGTGACGGGGACTCGTACCGCTCGCCGTGGTCGAATACCTACGACCCGCCGCTGGAGGACGGCTCGATGCCCTCCGAGCGGTTGAGGAAACTCGAGATAGACGCCAACCATGCGTTCGATCAGTACCGGGAGATGTACTTCGAGGGCGGCGTCAGTTCCGTGTATTTGTGGGATATGGACCATGGATTTGCAG GTGTAATATTGATAAAGAAAGCGGGTGACGGTTCACAAAAGATCAAGGGTTGTTGGGACTCAATCCATGTGGTGGAGGTGATTGAGAAGAGCTCTGGCCGGAATGCCCATTACAAGCTGACCTCCACCGCCATGCTGTGGCTCCAGACCAATAAGGAGAGCAGTGGCACCATGAACTTGGGAGGCAGTCTCACTAGGCAG GCAGAACAAGACTCGGCGGTGAGCGACGTGACGCCGCACATCGCGAACATCGGACGCATGGTTGAGGACATGGAGAACAAAATCAGGAATACGCTCAACGATATTTACTTTG GTAAAACTAAAGACATAGTGAACGGCCTGCGGTCGGTGGTGCCGGCGGAGGTGGCGCTGCGCACGGCCGCGCTGCAGCACGACCTGGCGCTAGCGCTGCAACGCCGCCACGTGCAGCGAGACGACTGA
- the LOC115441925 gene encoding eukaryotic translation initiation factor 5A produces MGDIEDTHFETGDSGASATFPMQCSALRKNGFVMLKGRPCKIVEMSTSKTGKHGHAKVHLVGIDIFNGKKYEDICPSTHNMDVPHVKREDYQLTDISDDGYLTLMADNGDLREDLKIPDGDLGTQLRADFDSGKELLCTVLKSCGEECVIAVKANTALDK; encoded by the exons ATGGGTGACATCGAAGACACACATTTCGAGACCGGGGACTCCGGGGCTTCGGCCACCTTCCCCATGCAGTGCTCGGCCCTGCGCAAGAACGGTTTCGTCATGCTGAAGGGTCGCCCGTGCAAGATCGTCGAGATGTCCACATCCAAAACTGGCAAACACGGCCACGCCAAGGTCCACCTGGTCGGCATTGATATCTTCAACGGCAAGAA GTACGAAGATATCTGCCCCTCCACCCACAACATGGATGTGCCACACGTGAAGCGTGAGGACTACCAGCTGACGGACATCTCTGACGACGGCTACCTGACCCTGATGGCTGACAACGGCGACCTGCGCGAGGACCTCAAAATACCCGACGGCGACCTGGGCACCCAGCTGCGCGCCGACTTCGACAGCGGCAAAGAGTTGTTG TGCACCGTGCTGAAGTCTTGCGGTGAGGAGTGCGTTATTGCAGTGAAAGCAAACACAGCTCTCGACAAATAA